A single genomic interval of Armigeres subalbatus isolate Guangzhou_Male chromosome 1, GZ_Asu_2, whole genome shotgun sequence harbors:
- the LOC134206560 gene encoding uncharacterized protein LOC134206560, translated as MNLEENAREIEADNDSGDALSIYSDSEEVNAMDRRFNKDRRPKDERRQPDRRAPETSNPPIAMAGLDAPREATGLCWNCGKPGHMWRYCREEKRLFCYVCGTPGKTSVTCPNHPRANQQNVSGN; from the exons ATGAATCTAGAGGAGAACGCCAGGGAA ATAGAGGCGGACAATGATTCCGGCGATGCACTGTCAATATACTCAGATTCAGAGGAGGTCAATGCGATGGACAGAAGGTTCAATAAGGACAGAAGACCGAAGGATGAACGAAGGCAACCGGATAGAAGAGCGCCAGAAACTTCAAACCCACCAATAGCAATGGCGGGACTCGATGCACCAAGAGAAGCTACTGGACTGTGTTGGAACTGTGGTAAGCCAGGACATATGTGGAGATACTGCCGTGAGGAGAAACGTCTATTTTGCTACGTATGTGGTACTCCGGGAAAGACTTCTGTAACCTGCCCGAATCACCCGAGGGCGAATCAACAGAACGTGTCGGGAAACTAG
- the LOC134206561 gene encoding golgin subfamily A member 6-like protein 1, with product MAHRFPRADHLTNEEVDYELILRNREEETRSDLESKQRLLRNLFFDDVKEEREYGSKSTVDQVFDFILGKIGSIEKQLEKGPDDRCISRLKHYSLRVGRLQVRGPQGEQLKNRLEGEINGLLSKFSGKKTTEDRHLKKNTVNTETSNSSTDGKNVEKETGAESLEFMKQKKKNKQQEEEIGESVEKELRKQLEEQKAKTKSYESKILELQEKLDKFCKLVDNSSLEQGNAVKDVETYNNLISDSKRFTRMEPYQERQEQTRQDGLNNFEQSRYDRFNYRREEERQRGEGVNHTDGQQSYQMGRQGGRYASWQQSAQISEDEYEMNRWEDECPRRNTNPLYLEQRQRHGDILRSNVAQQPGRFQESYAEHYQANQHERCRIRTIEDEDEKVD from the coding sequence atgGCTCATAGATTCCCAAGGGCGGATCACTTAACGAATGAAGAGGTGGATTACGAATTGATTCTTAGGAATAGGGAAGAGGAAACGAGAAGTGATTTGGAGTCGAAACAAAGATTATTGAGGAATCTTTTCTTTGATGATGTGAAAGAGGAGAGGGAATATGGATCGAAAAGTACGGTGGATCAAGTTTTTGATTTTATTCTGGGAAAAATTGGTTCTATTGAAAAACAATTGGAGAAAGGACCGGATGATAGGTGTATTTCTCGTTTGAAACATTATTCGTTGAGAGTTGGGCGGTTGCAGGTTCGTGGGCCGCAAGGCGAACAATTGAAAAATCGGCTAGAAGGAGAAATTAATGGTTTATTGAGCAAATTTAGTGGGAAGAAAACTACAGAGGACAGGCATTTAAAAAAGAACACAGTTAACACAGAAACTAGTAACAGTAGCACAGATGGTAAAAATGTAGAGAAAGAGACGGGAGCGGAGTCGTTGGAAtttatgaaacaaaaaaagaagaacaagCAACAAGAAGAGGAAATAGGAGAAAGTGTGGAGAAGGAGTTGAGGAAACAATTAGAAGAACAGAAAGCGAAAACAAAATCATATGAGTCTAAAATTCTGGAATTACAAGAGAAACTGGATAAGTTTTGTAAGCTGGTCGACAATTCTAGTTTAGAACAAGGGAATGCAGTCAAAGATGTTGAGACTTATAACAATCTGATCAGTGACTCCAAACGATTCACGAGAATGGAGCCATATCAGGAAAGACAAGAACAAACCCGACAAGACGGATTAAACAATTTTGAGCAGTCAAGGTACGATCGTTTCAATTACAGGAGAGAAGAGGAGAGGCAAAGAGGTGAAGGCGTCAATCACACGGATGGTCAACAAAGTTATCAGATGGGGCGGCAAGGAGGAAGGTATGCATCGTGGCAGCAGTCAGCCCAGATAAGCGAAGATGAGTACGAGATGAACAGATGGGAAGATGAATGTCCAAGACGAAACACTAATCCACTATATTTGGAACAAAGGCAGAGACATGGGGATATACTACGAAGTAATGTAGCCCAGCAACCAGGAAGGTTTCAGGAATCGTATGCTGAACACTATCAGGCAAATCAACACGAACGGTGTAGAATTAGGACAATAGAGGACGAGGACGAGAAGGTAGATTAG